DNA from Athene noctua chromosome Z, bAthNoc1.hap1.1, whole genome shotgun sequence:
GACCCCAGTTCCTGTTAGCACTTTTCCGAGCCTCTCCTGAgcctgtgcacacacagagatgcccctgagcagggccctgctgccaggaggggtctgcaggggaGAGCTGGGCACACAGTGCAGACACCTACTGCAGAGGAACCCCCTGGTCTTTTCTCCCACCCAGCAGAGCCCGATCCTCTGTCCCTGTCTTGCCTCCTCACAGCAGCGCTGTGGCGTTTCTCCATATTTTcccttctgcctctgctccccgGGTTGGTATCACCGGACGTTCTGGGATGGGCTGGGGTTCAGCTGTTAGCAGTACCTGTGGGCACTGTCATGCAGATGTTTCCATGGGAGTGAAATGTCCATGTGCCCTCGCAATCTGCAGGCTCAGGTTGATACAAATGAGCTAGTTCAGCCTTCAGGACACCCCGTCTTTTTGACATTTgactttcccagtggggtcctgctgggctgcagcctgtcctccagaagggcatgGTTCTCCCAGGGCACCTCAGTGTTATCCAGCAGCGCCATGAGAAACCGAGTAGatagaaatgagaaatctgtcttCACATAGTGATgtcttttcctctgtgaacaggcccccATGCTGAGAGTGAACAAATGTCCAATGGCAGCTCCATCACTGAGTTCCTCTTCCTGGCATTCACAGACAGATGGGAGCTGCAGCTCTGGCACTTcgggctcttcctgggcatctccctggctgccctcctgggcaacggcctcatcatcaccgccatcgcctgtgaccaccacctgcacacccccatgtacttcttcctcctcaacctctccctcctccacctGGGCTctatctccaccactctccccaaagtcATGGCCAGTTCCCTCTGGGGCATCTCCTACCACAGGTGTGCTGTacaagtttttctgtttctcttcttttttggaGCAGAATATTCTCTCTTCAGCCTCATGTCCTACAACTGCTACATTGCCATCTGTAAACCCCTCCACTatgggaccctcctgggcagcagagcttgtgtccacatgg
Protein-coding regions in this window:
- the LOC141973909 gene encoding olfactory receptor 14I1-like, giving the protein MLSPSWMTSWWTLRTRNTWLPLLVSGTGVDSVTPLSCSPAVARGDDHPWLTPPDPWEPWAVSLERSINPFSKGPHAESEQMSNGSSITEFLFLAFTDRWELQLWHFGLFLGISLAALLGNGLIITAIACDHHLHTPMYFFLLNLSLLHLGSISTTLPKVMASSLWGISYHRCAVQVFLFLFFFGAEYSLFSLMSYNCYIAICKPLHYGTLLGSRACVHMAAAAWGTELLRSLLHTANTLSQPLCQGNILDQFF